The following are from one region of the Nicotiana tabacum cultivar K326 chromosome 3, ASM71507v2, whole genome shotgun sequence genome:
- the LOC142176373 gene encoding uncharacterized protein LOC142176373: MEEPEIEIPRIDHNHPLYLRESDTPGVALIDIKFTGPENYGINALLSNAFDCDWILDSGASYHITFHKEIMHDIKDCSSHNNSGVQVPTGNKCKVTHIGSVSILDNEVLKDVLHVPDFKFNLLYVSKLTKEMSCIAMFFPDFCVLQGLYNGKVMGIGKVMWTVPFADEINTYSSNSTNNSALWHMRLGHPSIKSRLKFPSSSNNAISIFQLIHIDVCGPHRIPTYGRKHYFVTVVDDYRKSPHVLLYNKPPDINHLKLFDYLCYASNLPKGDKFSPRVNRSILVGYSTTQKGYKLYDLKRKVFLVSRDMSFREDVFSFKNAALDSGDLFLKQLELVAQSTQPSIEQESASQLGDDDAQEQVTHVESASQLDDDDAQEQGTHTEILPEAHENHIAISPDAISRETLTPVADTSQDSLNDTTIPPQPSETSTQQPSVHKIAHNVRKGGRISKAPIWLKDYAFSACIEPNSFKEAVQDDRWVEAMHQEIQALEDNKTWELVDLPIGKQAI; the protein is encoded by the exons GTATAAATGCATTGTTATCAAATGCCTTTGATTGTGACTGGATATTAGACTCAGGTGCTTCATATCATATTACCTTTCATAAGGAGATCATGCATGATATTAAGGATTGTAGTTCACACAATAATAGTGGAGTGCAAGTGCCAACAGGGAATAAGTGCAAAGTAACCCATATAGGAAGTGTCTCTATATTGGACAATGAAGTTTTGAAGGATGTTTTACATGTTCCTGACTTTAAGTTCAACTTATTGTATGTTTCAAAACTGACGAAGGAAATGAGTTGTATTGCAATGTTCTTCCCTGACTTCTGTGTGCTGCAAGGTCTTTACAATGGAAAGGTGATGGGAATTGGTAAGGTTATGTGGACTGTACCTTTTGCAGATGAGATCAATACCTACAGCAGCAATAGTACAAATAACTCAGCCCTATGGCACATGAGACTAGGACATCCTTCAATAAAG AGCAGGCTAAAATTTCCATCTAGTAGTAATAATGCTATTAGTATTTTCCAACTTATTCATATAGATGTATGTGGACCTCATAGAATACCTACATATGGTAGGAAACACTACTTTGTTACAGTGGTAGATGATTACA GAAAGTCACCTCATGTGCTTTTATACAATAAGCCACCTGACATAAATCACCTTAAGCTATTTGATTATCTCTGTTATGCTAGCAACCTCCCAAAAGGAGATAAATTTAGTCCAAGAGTAAAcagaagtatattggtgggataCTCAACAACCCAAAAGGGCTACAAGCTTTATGATCTAAAAAGGAAAGTCTTTCTGGTCAGCAGGGATATGAGCTTTAGGGAAGATGTGTTTTCATTCAAGAATGCTGCACTGGATTCTGGTGATTTATTTCTCAAACAGTTAGAGCTGGTAGCGCAATCAACTCAGCCTAGTATTGAACAAGAATCAGCAAGTCAACTTGGTGATGATGATGCCCAGGAGCAAGTGACACATGTTGAATCAGCAAGtcaacttgatgatgatgatgctcagGAGCAAGGGACACATACTGAAATTTTGCCAGAAGCTCATGAGAATCATATTGCTATATCACCTGATGCAATCTCAAGAGAAACATTGACACCAGTTGCAGACACTTCACAAGACAGTTTAAATGACACAACAATTCCACCACAACCATCAGAAACTTCCACTCAACAACCATCAGTTCATAAAATAGCTCATAATGTTAGAAAAGGAGGAAGAATATCCAAAGCTCCCATTTGGCTGAAGGATTAT GCTTTTTCAGCTTGCATTGAACCTAACTCCTTTAAGGAGGCAGTTCAGGATGACAGATGGGTTGAAGCCATGCATCAGGAGATACAAGCACTTGAAGATAATAAGACTTGGGAACTGGTTGATTTACCTATAGGGAAGCAAGCCATTTGA
- the LOC107810643 gene encoding expansin-A13-like — MLVLLFLVAFTLCSTTSFAHSHYNWSPSSTTTEWRPARATYYAAADPRDVVGGACGYGDLERNGYGKSTAGLSTVLFDRGQICGACFQVRCVEDLRWCIPGTSIIVTATNFCAPNYGFEPDGGGHCNPPNAHFVLPIEAFEKIAIWKASNMPIQYRRIKCRKEGGVRFTLDGAGIFLSVLISNVAGAGDIVAAKIKGSRTGWLSMGRNWGQNWHINADLKNQPLSFEITSSDGVTLTSYNVAPKNWNFGQTFQGKQFET, encoded by the exons ATGCTAGTGCTACTATTCCTAGTAGCATTCACACTCTGTTCTACGACGTCGTTCGCCCATTCCCACTATAACTGGTCTCCATCTTCCACCACCACAGAGTGGCGACCAGCACGGGCCACCTACTACGCCGCCGCGGACCCACGTGACGTTGTGGGCGGCGCCTGCGGGTACGGGGATTTGGAGAGAAACGGCTACGGTAAATCCACAGCTGGTCTTAGCACTGTGCTGTTTGACAGGGGTCAGATCTGCGGTGCGTGCTTTCAAGTCAGGTGTGTGGAGGACCTGCGGTGGTGCATTCCCGGTACATCAATTATTGTGACGGCGACGAATTTTTGTGCTCCCAATTATGGGTTTGAACCAGATGGTGGGGGCCATTGTAACCCTCCTAATGCACATTTTGTGTTGCCCATTGAAGCCTTTGAGAAAATTGCTATTTGGAAAGCTTCCAATATGCCCATTCAATATCGCAG AATAAAGTGCAGAAAGGAAGGAGGAGTTCGGTTCACTCTCGATGGTGCTGGAATATTCTTGTCAGTTCTAATCAGTAATGTTGCAGGTGCAGGTGATATAGTGGCAGCAAAAATTAAGGGTTCCAGAACAGGATGGCTTTCTATGGGTAGGAATTGGGGCCAAAACTGGCACATCAATGCTGATCTGAAGAATCAGCCACTTTCTTTTGAGATTACTAGTAGTGATGGAGTCACATTGACATCTTACAATGTTGCTCCCAAGAACTGGAATTTTGGTCAGACCTTTCAAGGCAAGCAGTTTGAAACATAA